The following coding sequences are from one Nicotiana tabacum cultivar K326 chromosome 1, ASM71507v2, whole genome shotgun sequence window:
- the LOC107802887 gene encoding protein SWOLLEN 1 isoform X2 has translation MDYNDNDYQSHLTGEDSSKVSSVLHPYALPKFDFDDSLQGHLRFDSLVENEVFLGIPTQEDNQWIEDFSRGSSGIEFSSSAADSCSIPRRNNVWSEATSTESVEMLLKSVGQEEMVPGDTIIEESDAGNELGCLIQPVESNLKLDDKRDDIKESSSAAPADESVEFTVTFSKCERTEREGKHIACAAEMQALERIADRCSDIAGERCSGVTAEEKSQTEIKSIDENLGEAKTSQDEFLPDKSDRHPSVPVIQSAINECLTDARPVSVEILDSQHNLTSCHSGNTSGLPSEHHKPEEKQISVSKEKSSTGDEKLCGSGVESETCTSNASPLSLSASELEVVKELPTDTRMIKLQESCVQRNECSFTADGCKEDASSAEPPEICGLVTVSSKVSEDKLQAEGNSILCEDEEASISQCLDSRDSEDQENGSKGQMEVSAVQISDGLSTCNEKEENILESHIPLNLGMSEACTISELSEPSKPNNGNGNCTYSLEGPSNIQEASISAELIVERPVPENLETGNDADRVSKGDACAGDRASSSVPVGSMDICGESFPCVVDVDTTNEDVSSGKEKEEVLPVENETERSCERDHGVRSSSVGEEPGKISDHSALIKQASNAGFEGGSLISGGTPVSVPLPSGSGAIATEIVNHDEKLKPVSVLMGSEHLAEKEKMEVVPSVEAQVATLKESIAGRPGPLSADEKDASGDCHMDIAPVIVNQNSSIQGNPDTASDVEQAAIAEANSECFRHVEACAMNSGSTIKEGDGAEAAALARNQEIIVETVELGKVGVQESSGVIGGPKHDSVAFVSCSAISPSEKKTAEIRSSAVVENVAPLVDTIEIGGKAQSTSISSGENASTKADRSFTFDVSPLVVNAKGEADKSITSTQASQLTELKAGDGLLLTSGSRQTDTKIVQEISLVSPLVTDKAAQSGGAKGERKARRGSSKSSKENPKKGNQVKETNSLKQLDRRDKSGALFSPSVAAQKLQIEAGNNERNITKSNGVVSFPTSSLPDLNTSSTASVLFHQPFTDLQQVQLRAQIFVYGSLIQGAAPDEACMISAFGASDGGRGLWDPAWRACVDRIRGQRSHTGNNETPSHPRSEMRNAGPRTPDQANKQVMHQNKVTTPATGRASGKAINSRVVSPIIPLSSPLWNIPTPSCDGLPSSGMARGAVIDYKALSPMHPYQTPPVRNFVGHTASWLPQAPFPGSWVASPQTSAFPALPVTEPVKLTPVKESSLSISAGAKHAMPVSVAHAGESGILAGASPRDEKNASVLPADQKSRKRKKASGTEDRAHKSLRGSSSESVPAPAVCTQLSSKAPASDNFGQSSSVAVAPLVAQSQTGPASAPILGHFSTSVVIAPLSSSAPVNNSDIPIISIPSSTDLSKRELLGKKALTSEYLGKVEESKLQAEEAAASAASAVSHCQDVWSQLDKQKNSVLVADVEVKLTSAAAAVAAAASVAKAAAAAAKIASNAAMQAKLMADEALIACGVSNPDQTSAVSFHNMNNLESATPASILKGREVSNSSGSIIFAAREAARRRIDAASAASKNAENWDAIVKAAELAAEAVSHAGKIVAMVDPLPLNQLVEAGPDNYWKVSQAPSGHGGKGKKVNGDESGISIVEKIPGIFSKRSEGPSDEDTTPACEPTGVSGNMAEDNVRNEEVIQTPVTGVEKDVRGAKGHSMPEMSKTAGLNADSRLASHDVEACGDAASSKMQEGSLVEVFKDSDDGKRAWYSAKVLTLKNGKALVCYTDHQSDEGLEQLKDWVPLDADSDETPRIRPAHPVTALQGAKKRRRAAVKEYTWYVGDRVDAWIDYRWREGVIAEKNKRDETTFSVNFPAYGDTAVVRAWHLRPTLVWKDGEWVEWSRSRHDFLSQGDTPKEKRIKLGNPASEDTGNDSLSEKMVPLVPVTNEPTALLPLSVNEKTFNIGSNKNDNKPNTLRTMRSGLQKEGSKVFGVPKPGKKRKFMEVSKHYVSDRATKSDTAHGSAKFTKYLMPRATGAGGWKNSSRIDPKEKQVTEARQKPPKPNKLPSSNRNLKDNSITSAGDASGAVGDAVKYNKSEGQQPNVVSSVANAEGGAEGPMKFSSEALPANIAKKASTSSHRGEGMKKKIPVSRMKSSNVEVQDKLIHEVNEPRRSNRRIQPTSRLLEGLQSSLIISKLPSISHDKGNRSHSRGASR, from the exons ATGGATTACAATGACAATGATTATCAAAGTCATTTAACTGGTGAAGACAGCTCCAAAGTTTCCTCTGTTTTGCATCCCTATGCTCTTCCCAAATTTGATTTTGACGATAGTCTTCAGGGGCATTTAAGATTTGACAGCTTAGTTGAAAACGAGGTTTTCCTTGGTATCCCCACTCAGGAAGACAACCAGTGGATAGAGGATTTTTCTCGGGGAAGTagtggaatagagttcagttcaAGTGCTGCAGATTCTTGCTCCATACCAAGGCGTAATAATGTGTGGTCTGAGGCAACATCAACAGAATCTGTTGAAATGTTATTGAAATCGGTTGGGCAAGAAGAAATGGTTCCAGGGGACACTATTATTGAAGAGTCAGATGCTGGAAATGAATTGGGTTGCTTAATCCAGCCAGTGGAATCTAATTTGAAGTTGGATGATAAAAGAGACGATATTAAAGAGTCCAGCTCAGCAGCACCAGCAGATGAGTCAGTTGAGTTTACTGTTACATTCTCTAAGTGTGAGAGAACAGAGAGAGAAGGTAAACATATTGCATGCGCTGCAGAAATGCAGGCGTTGGAACGTATTGCTGATAGATGTTCTGACATTGCTGGTGAGAGATGTTCTGGAGTTACTGCTGAGGAAAAGTCACAGACTGAAATAAAAAGCATTGATGAGAATCTAGGGGAAGCTAAAACTTCACAAGATGAATTTCTACCTGATAAATCTGATAGACATCCATCTGTTCCTGTAATTCAAAGTGCAATTAACGAGTGCCTTACAGATGCTCGTCCTGTGAGTGTGGAGATTTTGGATAGTCAGCATAATTTAACCAGCTGTCATAGTGGAAATACAAGTGGTTTACCAAGTGAACATCACAAACCAGAGGAGAAACAAATTTCTGTGAGCAAAGAGAAGAGTAGTACAGGTGATGAAAAGCTGTGTGGAAGTGGCGTTGAAAGTGAAACTTGTACCTCTAATGCCagtcctctctctctctctgcttCAGAACTGGAAGTAGTAAAAGAGCTTCCAACTGATACCAGGATGATTAAATTACAGGAATCTTGCGTGCAAAGGAACGAATGCAGTTTTACTGCTGATGGATGCAAAGAAGATGCTTCTTCTGCTGAACCTCCTGAGATTTGCGGATTGGTGACGGTTTCCTCAAAAGTCTCGGAAGATAAGCTACAGGCTGAAGGTAATAGCATACTCTGTGAGGATGAGGAGGCATCTATAAGTCAGTGTTTAGATTCAAGAGACTCCGAGGACCAAGAAAACGGCTCCAAGGGTCAGATGGAGGTCTCTGCTGTGCAGATATCAGATGGACTGAGTACTTGCAATGAGAAAGAGGAAAATATTCTTGAAAGTCATATCCCACTTAATCTTGGTATGTCAGAGGCATGTACAATATCAGAGCTCTCCGAGCCGTCAAAGCCGAATAATGGTAACGGTAATTGTACTTATTCTCTGGAAGGTCCGAGTAATATACAAGAGGCATCTATTTCTGCTGAACTTATTGTGGAGAGGCCAGTACCTGAGAATTTGGAAACTGGAAATGATGCTGATAGGGTCTCCAAGGGGGATGCATGTGCTGGAGACCGCGCCTCCTCGTCTGTGCCTGTTGGATCGATGGACATATGTGGAGAAAGCTTCCCTTGTGTGGTTGATGTTGATACTACTAATGAGGATGTCTCTAGCGGTAAGGAAAAGGAGGAAGTGCTGCCAGTAGAAAATGAGACAGAGAGATCATGTGAGCGTGACCATGGGGTTAGATCCTCCTCTGTGGGTGAAGAACCTGGAAAAATCTCTGACCATTCCGCATTGATTAAACAAG CATCAAATGCTGGGTTTGAAGGTGGGAGCTTAATCTCAGGTGGCACACCAGTGAGTGTTCCGTTGCCTTCTGGTAGTGGCGCTATTGCAACTGAGATAGTTAATCATGATGAAAAGCTGAAGCCAGTATCAGTTTTGATGGGTTCAGAGCATTTGgcagaaaaggagaaaatggaagtTGTTCCCAGTGTAGAAGCACAAGTGGCAACACTGAAGGAGTCTATTGCAGGCCGTCCAGGTCCCCTTTCCGCTGATGAAAAAGATGCATCTGGTGACTGTCATATGGATATAGCACCTGTGATTGTTAATCAGAACAGTTCTATTCAGGGTAATCCCGACACAGCAAGCGACGTTGAGCAAGCAGCAATTGCTGAAGCAAATAGCGAGTGCTTTAGGCATGTGGAAGCATGTGCAATGAATAGTGGTTCAACTATCAAAGAGGGTGATGGTGCTGAGGCAGCTGCTCTTGCAAGGAATCAGGAAATAATTGTAGAAACAGTGGAATTGGGAAAAGTTGGAG TTCAGGAAAGTTCTGGCGTAATTGGAGGACCTAAACATGATTCTGTTGCTTTCGTAAGTTGTTCTGCTATTTCACCAAGTGAAAAGAAAACAGCAGAGATTAGAAGTAGTGCTGTAGTTGAGAATGTTGCTCCCCTTGTTGATACAATTGAAATTGGTGGTAAAGCGCAGTCCACCTCCATAAGTTCAGGAGAAAATGCTTCCACTAAAGCAGATAGGAGCTTTACTTTTGATGTAAGTCCATTGGTTGTTAATGCTAAGGGAGAAGCAGACAAATCAATCACTAGTACTCAAGCTTCCCAACTAACTGAG TTGAAGGCTGGGGATGGACTGCTTTTGACATCTGGCAGCAGACAAACTGATACTAAGATCGTGCAAGAAATTTCTCTTGTAAGTCCTCTAGTAACTGACAAAGCGGCTCAGTCTGGAGGTGCTAAGGGTGAGCGCAAGGCAAGACGTGGCTCGAGTAAATCAAGTAAAGAAAATCCTAAGAAGGGAAACCAAGTGAAGGAAACAAACTCATTGAAGCAGTTGGATAGAAGAGACAAATCAGGTGCTCTGTTTAGCCCTTCTGTTGCTGCGCAGAAATTGCAAATTGAAGCTGGAAACAACGAGCGCAATATTACAAAGTCCAATGGGGTTGTTTCCTTTCCAACTTCAAGTTTGCCGGATTTAAACACTTCATCTACTGCATCTGTATTGTTTCATCAGCCTTTCACAGATCTGCAACAAGTGCAACTGCGAGCTCAAATTTTTGTTTATGGGTCTCTGAT ACAAGGTGCTGCACCAGACGAGGCTTGCATGATTTCAGCTTTTGGGGCATCTG ATGGAGGGAGAGGTCTGTGGGACCCTGCTTGGCGTGCGTGTGTTGACAGGATTCGTGGACAGAGATCTCACACTGGAAACAATGAAACTCCGTCTCATCCACGTTCAG AAATGAGAAATGCAGGTCCCAGAACTCCAGATCAAGCTAACAAGCAGGTTATGCATCAAAATAAAGTTACTACTCCGGCAACTGGACGAGCAAGCGGCAAGGCTATCAATTCACGCGTTGTTAGTCCTATTATACCACTTTCATCCCCTCTTTGGAATATACCTACCCCCTCATGTGATGGGCTGCCATCTAGTGGCATGGCCAGAGGTGCTGTCATCGATTATAAGGCACTTTCTCCTATGCATCCCTATCAGACTCCACCAGTACGAAATTTTGTGGGACACACTGCCTCTTGGCTACCACAGGCCCCTTTCCCTGGTTCCTGGGTTGCTTCTCCACAAACTTCTGCCTTTCCTGCATTGCCTGTTACAGAGCCTGTGAAATTAACCCCCGTAAAGGAGTCATCCTTGTCCATTTCTGCTGGTGCAAAGCATGCAATGCCTGTTTCAGTGGCTCATGCTGGGGAAAGTGGTATTCTGGCTGGGGCTTCTCCGCGTGATGAAAAAAATGCCTCAGTGTTGCCTGCTGATCAGAAATCTAGAAAGAGAAAAAAGGCATCTGGTACTGAGGATCGTGCCCACAAATCTTTGCGTGGTTCCTCTTCTGAATCTGTTCCTGCCCCTGCAGTATGTACTCAATTATCAAGTAAAGCCCCGGCATCTGATAATTTTGGCCAGTCATCATCGGTTGCTGTTGCACCATTGGTTGCTCAAAGCCAGACAGGACCTGCATCTGCTCCCATACTTGGCCATTTTTCAACGTCAGTTGTCATAGCACCTCTTTCTAGCTCTGCCCCTGTAAACAATTCTGATATACCGATCATCTCTATCCCATCTTCCACTGATCTCTCTAAGAGAGAGCTTTTAGGAAAAAAGGCCTTAACTTCGGAGTATTTAGGCAAAGTTGAGGAGTCTAAGCTGCAAGCAGAGGAGGCCGCTGCAAGTGCTGCTTCTGCAGTCAGTCACTGCCAAGATGTGTGGAGCCAATTAGATAAgcaaaagaattctgttttggtGGCGGATGTGGAGGTTAAGCTGACATCTGCTGCCGCTGCTGTAGCAGCTGCTGCTTCTGTTGCAAAGGCAGCCGCGGCTGCTGCTAAGATTGCATCAAATGCTGCAATGCAAGCTAAACTGATGGCGGATGAGGCATTGATAGCATGTGGAGTGAGCAATCCTGATCAAACCAGTGCTGTCTCTTTCCATAACATGAACAACTTGGAGAGTGCCACTCCTGCTTCCATATTGAAAGGTCGAGAAGTTAGCAATAGTTCTGGTTCAATTATATTCGCTGCTAGGGAGGCTGCGAGGAGAAGGATTGACGCTGCTTCCGCTGCATCAAAAAATGCTGAGAACTGGGATGCTATAGTTAAGGCTGCGGAACTGGCAGCTGAAGCTGTGTCACATGCTGGAAAAATTGTAGCAATGGTTGATCCTTTGCCCCTGAATCAATTAGTGGAAGCTGGTCCTGATAACTACTGGAAAGTTTCCCAAGCACCTTCTGGGCATGGCGGCAAGGGTAAAAAGGTGAATGGGGATGAATCTGGTATTTCAATTGTCGAAAAGATTCCTGGCATCTTTTCCAAGAGATCTGAGGGTCCGTCTGATGAAGACACGACCCCTGCTTGCGAGCCTACTGGTGTTTCAGGCAACATGGCAGAGGACAACGTGAGGAATGAAGAGGTTATTCAAACTCCCGTTACAGGTGTCGAAAAGGATGTAAGAGGAGCAAAGGGTCATAGTATGCCAGAAATGAGCAAGACTGCAGGCCTAAATGCTGACTCCAGGTTGGCTTCCCATGATGTGGAAGCATGTGGAGATGCTGCAAGCTCTAAAATGCAAGAAGGTTCCCTTGTGGAG GTTTTTAAAGATAGTGATGATGGTAAGAGAGCCTGGTACTCAGCCAAAGTGTTGACTTTGAAGAATGGAAAAGCTCTCGTTTGTTACACTGACCATCAATCTGATGAAG GGCTTGAACAGTTAAAGGACTGGGTACCTCTAGACGCAGACAGTGACGAAACACCAAGAATACGTCCCGCACATCCGGTGACTGCTCTGCAAGGAGCAAAAAAGAGGCGAAGAGCAGCTGTTAAGGAGTATACCTGGTATGTAGGAGATAGAGTTGATGCATGGATCGACTATCG CTGGCGAGAGGGGGTCATTGCTGAAAAGAACAAAAGGGATGAGACTACATTTAGTGTCAACTTTCCAG CTTATGGAGATACCGCAGTTGTCAGAGCATGGCATCTCCGACCAACTCTTGTATGGAAAGATGGGGAGTGGGTGGAATGGTCCAGGTCAAGACATGACTTCTTGTCCCAG GGCGATACACCTAAGGAGAAGCGAATTAAGCTGGGAAATCCTGCTAGTGAGGATACAGGAAATGACAGTCTCTCAGAGAAAATGGTTCCGTTGGTGCCAGTGACAAATGAACCAACAGCATTGCTTCCTTTGTCAGTCAATGAAAAAACATTCAATATTGGGAGTAACAAAAATGACAATAAGCCCAACACACTTCGAACAATGAGGTCTGGTTTGCAGAAAGAGGGATCAAAAGTTTTTGGTGTTCCTAAGCCAGGAAAGAAAAGGAAGTTTATGGAAGTAAGCAAGCATTACGTTTCAGACAGGGCAACTAAGAGTGATACTGCACATGGTTCAGCTAAGTTCACAAAATATTTGATGCCTCGAGCAACAGGAGCTGGTGGATGGAAAAACAGTTCTAGAATTGACCCGAAGGAGAAACAAGTGACTGAAGCTCGACAGAAACCTCCTAAACCCAATAAGCTTCCTAGTtcaaatagaaatttgaaggatAATAGTATTACTTCCGCTGGAGATGCTAGCGGAGCGGTAGGTGATGCAGTCAAGTATAATAAGAGTGAAGGACAACAGCCTAATGTGGTCAGTTCTGTGGCAAATGCTGAAGGCGGAGCTGAAGGTCCCATGAAATTTTCTTCAGAAGCTCTCCCTGCCAACATCGCCAAGAAAGCGTCAACATCATCTCACAGAGGTGAGGGCATGAAGAAGAAGATCCCTGTATCTAGGATGAAGTCAAGTAACGTTGAAGTACAGGACAAATTGATACATGAAGTTAATGAACCCCGGAGATCAAACCGAAGGATTCAACCAACATCAAGG TTATTGGAGGGACTACAGAGCTCGCTGATCATCTCTAAACTTCCATCTATTTCACATGATAAAGGTAACAGAAGCCACAGCAGGGGTGCATCAAG GTAA